GCCCGCCTTAGCGGTGTTGAAGAGGACAATAAGCGAAAGAGAAAGGAGCACCTTCTCAAAATGAAGCTTATGAGAACTCAGCATGCGCTTCACATGAAGCATGCAATAGAAATGCACGAACTTGATTGTGCAAGTAAGAAGGCTAAACTTGAGCTTCTCACGTTGAAAATAGCTGCCGTGAGAAAAGCCAGTAAGTAAAATGGTAcaatttctttattttcaatATGCATGCCCTGTTTTGCTCTACCACATTTTAGGAAACATATTGCTGAATAATGCGTGCTCGTGTTCTGAAGCCGCTCGCCGAGTCAACGGGCTGTGGTCCTTGAGCTTGTGAAGCTGGGGAAGGCTGCTGAACATTGCATGTGTCTGGAGGCAGTTCATCACTTGGACGGTTCCGGCCAAAGTTGTGCAGAGCTGCACATGCCGTGATGACAATGACAGAAGTTGTTGTTTCTATTTGTAGCTTCATATCAAGACATGGAAATCTTCTTTTCCAGATGCCGAAAGCCCtttcgacgctgttcctggtccGGATTTGGGATTTGTTATACCTAAATAAAGAGATGTTACATATTTTCATGTACTGCCTGTATATTATTGTGACCATCCATACACACCTGTACTCCGGGCTGTCTTTGCCTCCAGGATCTTTTAGCGGCGTCATAAGGTATGGCCGGCAAGCATACCCCATGTCGCCGAGGAGTACGCCAGGTACATCCCCTTCCTCATAACGTACTCTCGCATTGCTGTTGTCAAAAATCCTGCTGTCATGTGCAGAGCCCGGCCAGCTTGCAACTAAATCAAAAAATTGGAGTTCAGGTCCTGTGATTGCCTGCAAACATGCCAAAAAAGAATGAACGTGATCTTTTTTGCAGCTGCTGTTACCTGCAGATTTTCCAAGCTGTTTATATGCAGTCTAGTAACAATGTTTATAATATAATAGCAGTCGAGTGCTTCTTAAATCTTGTATTTGAACGTTAGTGGATGAAAATAATTTTCTGTCTGAGATAAAAATTGAAGCAGAGATTGAGCTTAATGCAGCTCGCGACCTGATGCGCCCGCGACGTCGCACACTTGTATTCTCTGCTGCGTATTACCATTGCAATGAGAGGCCGACGCAGGTAAAAAAAGCAGGACTACAGTAACCACTTTACCGTGCAGCAAATGCAGCGCTGGCAAGCGCTGCAGCGGTACAGCAACTGTATTGCCGGTACGGCTGTCCGGCAGGATCTTGTTTTTAGCGCACTTCTGGTTGAGTAAATAGGGGGAAATAGAACAGACACACGTATTTAGCGCCACTCCGAGTGAACacgaaaacaataaaataaaacgcGACAGAGACATTCTCGCATttgcctcgtgttttttttttttctgtttaatcaACCAGGGTTACGCTGGTAGACAAGGTCATGCCGCAAAAACTCGCCTAATCCGCTACGCTTCTAATCACTAAGCTATTTCAAGTAGCGCATCCTTATACTACGTAaaaatgcgatttttttttcacgtctcTGTACGCATTCTGACGGTTATGAACATATTGCACTTACCTGCACATTGAAGGAGAAATATCCTTTCCTGTTGCGGAATACCTCGGCGTCGTCTCCGCCTGGACTTTTAATACGCACGTGGGTGCAATCAATGCAACCAGTCACCCTCGGAAACTTTGCCTTGATGTAGAATTGGTGCATGACCTCATGCATTTTCCCCGCGTCGGGGAACTTCACAAGCGCAGGGAACAGCGTTGCGGCAATCATTTTTGACACCCGTGTGACAACACGGGAAACGGTTGGCTGCGACACATTAACTAGGTCGCCTGAGACAATCTGAAAAGTTCCCGCGCCGTAGAAACGAAGTGTCACCAGCAGTTGCAACAGCGGTGGCACAGGGCAACCACGTCCGTCCGTGTTCTGATGCAGCGGCAACATGGTCAGTAGTTCGAGCACAGTAGCTTTTGAGAAGCGGTACCTGGCTAAAAACTCCTGGTCACTGTAAAACTCCATGGGATTCTGGCGATCCCTAAGGTTCCGCTGCAACGGCCGCACAAAACTATACGCTTCGTTGTCCATTTCTTTTGCACGGTTTACAAAATCGACGAACTCGCTGAAGCTGTCGTCGTAGcacgccgccatgttggattGGATAAGGAGCCGTTATGCTACCTCAGATGCTGCCTTAAGGAGGCGCCCTCTTCGTGACCTTAAAGTTGAGCTAAAGGGAGCCGCTAAGTGTAAGGTCTGTTTTTGAAACGCGGTAAGGAGCCGATAAGGTAAGGAACGCTAAAGATAAGGGTTAGGttggtttgtgaatacggcggtCATTGCCAAAGAACGTTGTCTGCGGGTATAGAGACTAAACGAACACTTAGACTGTTTTTGAAATAACGATATTATGAAACAAGTAATTATAACCTATGTGAAAGAAAATAACGAATATTCCAAGTTTCGAGCTTCCTTTAGGGCGCCACCGTACAGTGACAGGGAGGAGGTTGGAGGAGGAAACGAGCAGGAAAGGAAGAGTGGCGCTGCCTTCAATACTCGTTTTATATAGACATAGAGTAAAATGAGTTTCACGGCCACGAGAAAGGATTAAGATTAACGCACATTGGGTGGGCCACGAGCAAAGAGAGCACGCACAGCTCGACTCAGCGTCGCGTACAATAAACGTGAGGAAACACAGGGTGAGCGCTCAAGGAaagagagtagtagtagtagaggttgaggaaaagagaaaggtGCATGTTTcggcagcccttatagggagcacggctcagcatcagAAGGGTGGGGAAATTGGGATAGATAGCAGGAAAATTGGAAGAACGGtagggagagggtagtcgtcatcgtctcgggcagggtgctcTTACAGTCGGCCAGCCAGCATCgaatcgtcaaggtagcagagcacggccttgaataccctgctggaactgcgggctAGGAAGAGCAGGTCCGTGTTGGAGGCTGAAGGCACGCCCATGTGGCGTAGTTGAGCAaccatggtggctcggtgttggttgagtgcggggcagaaacaaagGAGGTGTTCCactgtttcgtctgccccgcactgtgtgcaggctggtgagtcagtgctacccaggcggaagctccgggcggctgtccagTAGCAGCCAATCTGTAGGCGTAGCAGGAGGGATCTCTTCCTCCTTGTCAGTCCCCGGTCCGGCAGCCGTGTCGGGGAACTCCAcctcgccacgcgtgcgtcggggtgacaggtcagcagcagtcgctgcaaggtgctcctggagtagtctgagGCAATCACTGCCGGGCTGATCGCCGTGTccatgccgtgtgcctcctttgccaaggcatctCACATCTCCTTTGCGAAGGCCCTCTTCCttgcccgggattcccacgtgtgcATAGATCCAGTGCAACGAGACATCGGTGCCACTGGCGCGGAGGGCATGAAGCTTGGTTACCAAGAGGGCTGTACTAaggccagccctctccgggagacacacggcctggagagctgctcttgagtcgccggccaccgccacaggtactccaggaggatctgctgccagcaggtctgcggccaggtgaaggcccgccatctcagcagcggtggtGCGGGTTGAGAAGGAGAGTCGGCAAGTCGATGCCTTGCCGAGCGTgggggccacacaggctgcagtggctgagccgGTGTCGTGGAGGAAGGAACCGTCCGTGAAGACGAGCAGTCTCCctgccagctcttcctccagcttagAGGTGGCCACCTGCAGGAGCGTGCAGCTGGAAGAATGGTGCTTGGAGCGTCCCTCCAGCGAGGTGCAGATGACCAAGAGCCTTTTGTGTGGTGGTGGGAGTCGCATCGCTGGAggtacctggccgaccactgTCTGGTAGGTCTCGACCAGGCTCCCCATTCTGGATGAGGGTCAGCCCGCTAGACGGGTGAGCAGGGGTTCTCCGTCAGGAGCGTGGGCCAGAATGTCAATGTGCAGCAAGCCACGCTGCTGCAGCAGGAGATACAAAGGCCACGCTCCCGCCTCTGTAAGCGTTGCCACTATCTGTGAGTACCGGGACAGCCGcagcacgctcctgatgaagccCCGGTGGAGTTGTTCCAGACGTCTCAGCCGGGTTGGTGAGAGGGTGATCAGTGGCAGGGCGTGAAGCAGCCTGGAGGTCGCGGCTGCTGAATGCAGTCGCAGCGCCCTGGATGGCGAGCATCCCCGCCCCCTCAGGAAAATGCCTCTCACTGCTCTCTGGACCCTCTGGACCTGCGCTACCACAGCCTTCACAGCGGGAGTCCAATTCAGCAGGTGGTTGATCTGCAACCCGAGGTATGCGAAAGAGAGGTCACACGCAGCCCCATGAGCTaaaagagggaaagagagagcaCGCGCTGCGCTACTGAGCGCCGCAAGCGACGAGAGAAGGACACGGGCGCTGCCGTAGAGACAGCACAGAGTGGCGCACTGACGCGGTCCCCAAAGACTCGTTTAGGCGCAAGCGTATATGGCCTGCCGGCAGTGAAATCGACGATCGGATGTttgaagccgcgaaggaagcgagGCGGCAACTTTGTACGGCGCGCCTGAGCAagccctgtcttgaaagcggtctgcaaTGCGGACAGTCCATACGCATCGAGGTCCAATAGCTTAGTGTgtgcacccatacgcttgcgcgccacccgcgttcacgaagtgaaaggTCTGtgtaagttttattgcgatagcaattatatggacactcaaaagcagatttctgccgtcggcgtcgccgtcgccgtgaggttccgtatgacgtcaatggagatgaaactgtcggcgcgcgccgaacgcttatgtgcgagtgaaagggagcgaggggcgcgcgctttcacggggagtgaacgcacggcggagaacaaacgcgcgttctgcgccgtgctcccttaacggctgcagaagtaggcgtctctttcctcctttacaatcaccatatatgtagagcaaacgtgcctcttcctacgcgcgaaaggccatcggggagggggggagggagggaagggaggtgacgtttagctgcggcaccaagtgcctatttatatcagaggctccggcaacagtcaccaacgccgcacgcattttgagcgaaggcgggcataacgccgacggcgtcaacaacagttctgcgtgttgccggtgctgctgtatgtccatgtttatacagctgataaagctaatatcattactccgtatagctctcatcaaatttgctaacgcaattgatgcttcgcctttcaggtgaaactgcgacttttttttattgcgatagcaattatctaGACACTCCTAGCGAATTTCTTCCGTTGCCGTCGCcttgatgttccgtatgaagtccgaACATGATAAATactcgccgcgcgccatacgatGTATGTtgaagtgaaagcttgcgagggtcaggcGACGATCGCAGCTCCATTTCGCGTGCGCGAGGGAGGAAGTCGGGCGGCAACGTGCCGTCATCTGTCGCGCGCGATTCACGAAGGTAGCCGAACTAATTGATTTTTttaaagtaaattgcgtcagacaaTTAGTAAAAAGTAGCGCTTACACACAATCTCCAGAGAAAGCAAATTGCGTCAGACAATTCCTAAAGTAccacttacacacaagctgcagacaggatagcttcggattgtaattccgatatacgagaaaacatatttccgTTAAACGAAAAGTCAAAGACAATGCCCTTTTCCAACTGTCGTTTGAGGTTTGTCTGAGTGGCCACGGCCGTTACGTGGCGGTACTGTATTTGGACAGTGTTTGTCTTATTCTCGATCATGGTCGCAGCAGACGCTGTGCGAAAGATGCAACGGGCAAAGCGCCTACACATCGATAACACATACATTGTGTACACGAGTACTTCACCCGCGTACGAatgtgtgcggaagtgcagcaccAATTTCATCAATAACGCCTCTGCGCTTGGCAGAGGGCCTCGGAGAATTACGACATATGCTACACTTCCGCATACATTCATCACGCGCGTGCGCACGTGTGCGGATGTGCCGCATATACATCCTCTTcttaggccctccgccaagcgcaaatGCGGTATTGAAGTaattgaattttattgcgatagcaattatatcgacacttcaaccggatttctgccgtcggcgtcgccgtcgccgtgaggttccgtatagattccaaggccgataaaatcgtcgccgggcgccgtatgcgcgagtgaaagcgcacgggggacggagagcgaacgcacggcggaaagcaaacgcaatcgtcgcgcgaaaggccgtgggggtatgggagggagggaggcggggcgacgcttctagggcgccaaatgcgtatcttgcaaccggtcGAGCGGGAAATtcgccactcaatctcccaagcgaaagcaagaaagcgggaaggcagcgcgggagggaggggggtggcagcttctactctgccaacaactagcTTGTACTGGCTGTGCTGGCGGTCGCCCgcaacgtctcttatctccacacggctctaacctttgtgtgcgctgtgcattcgccgctcagtttccgttgaagcgatacaccacacgaaccttcgcccgctgcggcggctgcgcttgctgccaacgttttgacagtcgttgtctgcggtcattcagtgtgatccattcatgtttgcttgtgcgcggtgacaccacgcttgccaattcagttagaaagcgaatgtgtccaagtttatgcagccgataaaactactatccctgctccgaatagctctctgctaatttgctatcgcaattgatgcttcgcctttcgggcgacactgcgacatTTTAAACGCACTTCAACAATtttatggcacgcatttctcaaTAGCTCTAAAACATCTTCACAAACAGAACTTCATTCTGATAACCTAATGCAACGTAGTAAAACGGTAGATTGTGCACGAATTTGTAAATCTCGCGAATTCTTCTGGACAGATGGCAGGTCCGAATCATACCAAAAGAACCTAGAAATCTTAAGTGGTAGTGACCGTTTTGCACACATCTTGTCAAATGACGCATATTAGATGCTTTTTCATGCTGTTCAGGTTCCATTAGCGCCGCAGGTTCCTATGTGGCGTATAGATGCCTGTAGCTACGAAATGGTGACATCCCTAAAGAATAACAAATGTGCAGTTTATAGAACCTCAATTGccgaaattaattcggagccctccactacggcgtgcctcataatcagaactggttctggcacgtcaAATCCCAGACAgaagaaatgttcagtttattgtAAACTATGCTGAAACTGCAAACCCCTAATTTAACAATATggcgttaaattgtgaaaaggCCTCATACATCCAGCCACATGAAGCTGCATCTGGATGTGCAAATAACTCATTCTTACATCCCCGGCGGTTAATAAAAGCGAAGCTTATCTCTGTGAATTACACCGGATTTCGTGGCGTGGCTTGTTGTCTCTCCGAATAGACAACCAAACACAGCGGAATTTGCGCGCTGCAgcgttccttgcaccaccaccagatggcgctcgtctcAGCGTAATTGGATGCAAGGAATGGAATGGAAAAAGAACATGAATATTTGCAAGAATGACAAAAAGGAAATTAGAAGGGacaatctgtacgataacacgaagggaagtgccttgctatctGAGActtgagctggttgcctaaggagaAAGGATACCGAAGTAAATATTCACAATTAGataaggcatgtgtatgctgcagcaaaagtccggagaccactcagcacatcctgatggaatgcgaaatgattcacccagcgagacctgTATGTCACGTAAAACTTCCAGAAGCACTCGGATTTATAGTAGACGGaagtatcaaccggtcagcagtcaagataagcaagatacgtttaaaGTATAggtggaaagaaaaaagaagcgaagGGACTGATACGACCTAAACCATTACAGGCGTAGGCAGTGGGTACAAGATAGACAAGATTAAAAAGATGTATACAACAATGCTACAAGGAAAAGCATTGATAGCATATCTAAGTAACTCAAGCAGGCAAGGTGAAGATTTGCCCCGCCCTGTTCCAAAGCGGACGCCAataaataatcatgatcatcacaGTGGCAGCGGTGGCGCTGGCTATGCATGCAGGGAAaattgggggacgcttaagcttcgtctttaagattggaacgcgatagcattctaaGATCAATGACTGCTTCTCACGCATCCCAGGAACTGCCGGTGAGCTTATGCAACCGCGATGTTTACCGGGTAACGCTGGCGGAGAACGCaatgcatgaaggcgagctttctggtggaaacgcggcctcttgcgtgagtCGAcgccggaggtagtgcacagcagCGACAAAAAAAAGTTATATCTTTtgcaggttttattgcgatagcaattatatggacactcaaaagcagatttctgccgtcggcgtcgccgtcgccgtgaggttccgtatgacgtcaatggagatgaaactgtcggcggggggggggggtaagtggttcttgagggaaagggaaaggccgaacgctgtatgtgcgagtgaaagggcgcgaggggcgcgcgctttcacggggagtgaacgcacggcggagaacaaacgcgcgttctgcgccgtgctcccttaagggctgcagaagtaggcgtctctttcctcctttacaatcaccatatatgtagagcaaacgcgccgtcttccgacgcgcgagaggccttgggggagggaggggggaaggggagggaagggacgcgacgtttagctgcggcactaagtgcctatttatatcagaggctccggcaacagtcaccaacgccgcacgcattttgagcgaacgcgggcaaaacgccgacggcgtcgacaacagttctgcgtgttgccggtgctgctgcatgtccaagtttatacagctgataaagctaatatcattactccgtatagctctctacaattttgctatcgcaattgatgcttcgcctttcaggtgaaactgcgagatttttttaATATTGTTGCGGAATTTCTATAGTTCCGTCTGATACGATTTAACGTAAAGAGAtatgcgctgtcggtgttgtaTTTCAAGACACTTTTTTTGTGGGCTGTctttctcaaaatttcgaggaataacaTTGTCAAGAATGTATCACAAGGTATGAGTAACTGTAGTGATACAATTCTATGGCTATATAAGCCAAATATACCGCAAGTCATATAGAAAGGCGTAGCACGttcatatacctaaatatacaaGGACACtatcgctcacgggacgccaaggccacacgccgacaccggattttctgcgactcgGTGCACacaacgctgtcgcgttaaaaaggaCCGGAAAGCTCATCTTCGCGCATCCCCGGCATCGGCGGCGGCATTGCATTAGCATCTCTACAATTTCTGATTAAAgccttccgtgtcactttgtGCGGACATTTAATAAACACAAACTCGCGTTTCGATTCGTTATGCACTCAAACAAAGATTCGCTGTATATATATTCCAGGTCGTTGAATATGCCGCCTTTTTGTAACGTGTCAAATGCACAAAAACACGCAGTATACGCACCACAAGAAATACAGGCTGTCTTGACAGCACTCCATAAacagaaaaatttgcatacaaaCTCTAAAATTTGCGCATGAGTTAGACAGAGCAATCGGGTGCCATCTCTCGCAGACGTTAGCTTTGAAGAGGACGCATCAACGTACTTGTAGAAATGTCTGTAGAATTTCTTCCTGAGTAATTACGCACAGAAGCAGTGGCATTCCCTGCTTGAAATTTTGTCTCCGTTCACACCAAAAATCTCTGGCGCTAGCATGCCTAATAACATAGAGCAAATAAACACTAGAAGAAGGTCTTGAAATCATCAACACATTTAATGGCAATTTTCATAAAACTGTGGGCTAAATGTGCCCTACTACATGAACAAACAAATTACAAAGCCACTTTTATCATTTTTGTGGCTGTACCAATCACCTGATGTTCAACATAACAAGGTATACTACATGAACCGTAAGAATTCGCCagagcgccggacttacctttcgaggCGTACTGGGCCAAATGTTCTTCCGTGTCAAGTCCCGCGCATCAACTGCACCAACGGTCCTTCCGGCGCAAACACTTCGAATTACGGATGAACTTCAGCATGCGATAGCTCAACTTTCCACACATTCTTCCATGCACTGTGATCGATGCAAGAGTGGCGAGAGTACCAGATGCTTCTCATGAGCCAGGAAGAAAGCAACCGCGAATAGAAAGAACTACGATGATCAACAACGGCACAGCGCACGAAAGATACAGCGAGCTAATTGCGTTGCATAGGCCCAGTTGTTCAGTGATCCTTATATAGTGCGCAAAAAAGGAGCACATTTCCTCTAGGTACAGCGTAGATATAATTatattatataaatatataacTACCACATTGGCCGTCGGCAATGCAGCGCGCAAGGACTGACAGCTGGAGATGAGAAAATGACGCCATCTCGTCATGATAGAGGCACCGGGAGCGAttgcaagagccggataaacgtcaCGGCTACCATGTTGTTTACATCGCCTTCTCTGGCTCCGGTTAGTGTGATCGCATGGATGGGAGCGACGTAGCATTTGCAAGCTACGCCATGCAAGTTCGGCAATGTCATTCAGTACAATAGCATGTATTTGATTTCTATTAAGTACCGCTAATTCGCCACAACTAGTTAAATGACCCCCGCGGAAAACAGTACAAGGAGGAGGAAACACGTCGTCATCAGATATCTCAGTAtgaagccacgtttctgttaTAATAGTAATGTGCGGATCGTGCTGCATAAGAAGTAATTCCAAACACTCAGTTTTCTAATGCTGTGGGCATTCATATTTAACAGGTGGATCACTTTCAATGCAAGAGCCGTATCACGTCATAGTTCTGCCTGATCGTTTCGGCGATCTGTCATTTTCACTCTCATATTTTGATTCTCATCCCTGATATATAGGTCGCTTTCAATTTAAATTTATCTTGAATCAAGCTTACGTTTCTTCCATCTTGCTTGTCTTGCTTTGCGCTGTTCCAAAGTTGTTTGCGTTTCTTTAAGGTTGATAACGAATAATCGTTATGAATGAAAATACTGGACCCCCTAAGTTTTTTCGTAGTTTCTAGTATTATCTTATTTTCGTTAAACTCTTGCAAGTATAACATTATAGGCCTCTTGCACTTTTGTGTAACAAGCCGGTGGATACGCCCAATCGGATCGCATTTCACTTGCATTTTATCTCGGAACACTTCCTTAACTACTGTTTCCTTGAGTAATGCTTCTGTTTCATTTGGGCCCCCTAGAATGCCATGACTCACAAGGTTAGACCGCCTGCTTCGATCCTCATGGTGTGCCAATTTTTAAGAGGACGGTACGTTGGGCGTGTTGATATTCCATACTGAAATCATTCACAGTGCGAAACGACAAGAACTACACGGAAAAGATAAAGGGACAAGCGCTATCAACAGACAACTTTATTGAAAGCACACGTATAAATAAGCGATGAAGCACGTGACAAGAACCGAAAAATTGACAATGTGAAGGCACAATTGGAACGAAATGATCATAACAATCCAACATATCACATCAACCCCTAAAGAAACTTGGCCAGGTGATATATCTCAGACTTAAGGAGCAAAACAGACGGACGCGCAATACACGTGTCTCCCCGCCTTATCAATGAAGTAGGCTTCCACTATCTCCCGGACAGATTTCTCCGC
This region of Dermacentor silvarum isolate Dsil-2018 chromosome 5, BIME_Dsil_1.4, whole genome shotgun sequence genomic DNA includes:
- the LOC119454484 gene encoding putative nuclease HARBI1; amino-acid sequence: MAACYDDSFSEFVDFVNRAKEMDNEAYSFVRPLQRNLRDRQNPMEFYSDQEFLARYRFSKATVLELLTMLPLHQNTDGRGCPVPPLLQLLVTLRFYGAGTFQIVSGDLVNVSQPTVSRVVTRVSKMIAATLFPALVKFPDAGKMHEVMHQFYIKAKFPRVTGCIDCTHVRIKSPGGDDAEVFRNRKGYFSFNVQAITGPELQFFDLVASWPGSAHDSRIFDNSNARVRYEEGDVPGVLLGDMGYACRPYLMTPLKDPGGKDSPEYRYNKSQIRTRNSVERAFGIWKRRFPCLDMKLQIETTTSVIVITACAALHNFGRNRPSDELPPDTCNVQQPSPASQAQGPQPVDSASGFRTRARIIQQYVS